In the genome of Ziziphus jujuba cultivar Dongzao chromosome 10, ASM3175591v1, the window ATGTATTGTACGTTTCATTTGTTACATATGTTTAAGGATAGTAAATACTATCAATTACCAtatatggctttttttttttttttttgagtgaatTCCAATTACCATATATGTAATGTAGAAAAAAGAGTCATGTATCTATTTGTAAATTACTTTTCATCTCCATTCAATTATCGTGGATGGAACACAGCCATCAGCCCATTCTCTTGACTTGAAAAAAGTAAAGGTTGATTGCTTCTAGGAACTAATAATGTGATGATCATTTTAGTTTTAGCACTATATATAGGCTAGCCTTCTAACATTCACACACACACTCCAACAATTCCATATTTATTGCCTCTAATTTCCAGTTGATCtgcattatatatatcataCCCTGCAGCTAAAATGAAGAGGACCCATCAATTCCTCTTATTTTACGTTGTGGTGATCTCCAGTTCTATGTTTGTTACGCATTCGTTGAATTCCTCTGCTACCACTTTCTCTTGTCTTCCTCACCAAACCTCTGTTTTACTCCAATTAAAACAAGAGTTCGCTCTAAAGAAGCCTGAAATTGATTCATTTCTTAGCTTTTATAGTAGTTATCCGAAGATGAGATATTGGAAGGCCGGTAGCGATTGCTGTTCGTGGGACGGAGTCACATGTGATATGGCAAGAGGTCTTGTTGTGGGCCTAGACCTTAGCAGCAGCTGCCTTAATGGGCCGTTGCGTTCTAATAGCAGCCTTTTCAGGTTGCTGCATCTCCataagctcaaccttgcattcAATAACTTCACCTTAAGCCCCATCCCATCTGAGTTGGGCCAGCTTTCCAGGTTAACCCATCTCAATCTCTCTTCCTCTGAAATTTCTGGGTATATTCCATCTGAAATCTCAAAGTTGACAAATATTATGTCATTTGATCTTTCTGATTGTTTTGATTTGTACGTAAGAGAAGGGGAGCTCGAAAGGCTTATCCAGAACATGACCAATTTAAGACTCCTTAACCTGGAAAGGGTGGATCTTTCTTTTTCGCAGCTGCCTCAATCCATGGCAAACCTCTCTTTCTTGACGCATCTCTCTCTTCATAATTGCGATCTGCGAGGAGAATTTTCACAGAATATTTTCCAGTTGCCTAGCATACAATCCATTGATCTGTCAAAGAACTATCTTCTTACAGGTTCTCTTCCGGAATTTAATTCTAGCAGTAATCTAAAGAatatctctcttttttattgCGATTTGCATGGCCAATTTCCAAATAGTATCTTCCAATTGCCTAAATTACAATTCATTGATCAGTCATTCAACTTTCATCTTACAGGTTCTCTTCCGGAGTTTAATTCTAGCAGTAATCTAAAGTCGTTGGATATTTCCTCAACCAGTTTCTCGGGGAAATTGCCCGATTCAATTGGGAACATCAAGTCCTTGAATGTTTTACGCCTCAAACATTCTTTATCCACGGGAACTGTTCCTTCTTCCCTTTGGAACCTTTCTGAACTCGTAGAGCTCGACCTCTCATCCAACCATTTCAAAGGTCAGTTTCCATCTACTCCAGGGAACCTTCCAAAACTCACTTCACTTGATCTCTCTAGTAATGAATTTGGTGGTGAATTACCTTCTTCCATAAAAACCCTCCCACAGTTGCAATATTTAAACCTTGGAACGAATAAATTCGGTGGTCAAATTTCAACTTCATTTGGAAATCTGACCCAGCTAACCTATTTGGATCTTTCATATAACCTTTTCCATGGCAACTTCCCAAATCCAAAGGCATTTCCATATCTTATTGAAGAGATTTATCTTGGATACAATAATTTGACTTCAATTCCTTCATACAATCTTAACTTGCCCTTCCTTGTTTCTGTTGATCTGTCAAACAATTTATTTACTGGAGTCATTCCTACTTCTTTATTTGCAATTCCTTCTTTGCGATACCTTTATTTGGATGACAATCAGTTCACAGACTTGGGCATCTCTAATTCATCCAAATTAGACACTCTGTCTTTGTCCAACAATTCATTTACTGGAGTCATTCCTTCTTCTTTATTTGCAATTCCTTCTTTGCGATACCTTCATTTGGATGACAATCAGTTCACAGACTTGGGCATCTCTAATTCATCCAAATTAGACACTCTGTCTTTGTCCAACAATTTATTTACTGGAGTcattccttcttctttcttcgcaATGCCTTCTTTGGTATCCCTATATCTGGATGACAATCAATTCACAGACTTGGACATCTCTAATTCTTCCCAGTTAGAAAGTCTGTCTTTAAATGGAAATAGATTAAGTAGACTTATTCCAAGGTCCATATCCAAATTGAAAAAGCTGAGAGAACTCAGCCTTGGTTCAAATAATTTAAGTGGCAGAGTTGATTTTGGCATTTTCTCCGAGCTGACTGACCTTAAGTCTCTTAATCTTTCATATAACAGCCGCATTTCCATAGCAAATACAAGCAAAGATTCCACTCTTCCGCAGTTTCATGATTTATTCTTATCCTCATGCAACATAAGTGAATTTCCAAATTTCTTGAGAACGCAAGATGAATTAGAGAACTTAGATCTTTCCAGCAATAGGATTGGGGGTCCTATACCTAAATGGTTCTTGAGCGTAAGCATAGAGACCTTGCAATATCTCTATCTTTCTTACAACTTCATTAGCGGCTGGGAAGAAATCCAATCATTAATTCTTCCATGGAAGGTATTAGTGGACCTTGATCTAAGTTCCAATTTTTTGCAAGGACAACTTGTTGTTCCACCAATGTCCACCCGACACTTCTCAATCTCAAACAATAGCTTGACTGGAAGAATTGATCCGTCGTTCTGTAAATTAAGGAACCTGATGACATTTGATGTATCAAATAATCATCTGAATGGCACCATTCCTCTATGTTtcaacagcatcaacaatttggaaGAAGCTCCATCTGTTCTTCTATGGGAGGGATTGTGGTATCTTGATCTACATTCCAACATGTTGCAAGGTCCACTTGTTGTTCCACCAATGTCCATAACATCCATTTTCATCTCAAATAACAGCTTCGGTGGAGGAATTGATCCAATGTTCTGTAAATTAAGGAATCTTGAAATACTTGATGCATCAAATAACCTCCTTAATGGCACCATTCCTCAATGTTTGGGTAGCTTCAATAGTTCTCTTAAAGTACTCAATCTTCAAGGAAACAACTTCCACGGCAATATGCCTCATACATGTGGAGATGGAAGCCAATTGTTGACATTGGACGTGAGCCACAACTATTTACAAGGGAAGATTCCACAGTCTCTAATTAAGTGCCAAGAGCTACAAGTTCTAAATCTGGGCCATAATAATATGAGTGACAAGTTTCCATTCTGGCTACCAAATTTGCCAAAGCTACAGGTTCTCATATTAAGTTCTAATAGATTTTACGGTCCAATATGGCATCCTCGCAACTTTACGGGCTTTGTGAACTCCCGTATCATTGATTTATCTTTCAATGATTTTACAGGGAGTTTACCATCAAACTATTTCAAAAATTGGACTTCTATGATGGAATCTTCTAAGAAAAACAAGTCAGAGTTGAAATATATAGGTGGGAATTATTACCAAGACTCTGTGACTTTGATGAACAAGGGACAAGAAATGAAATTGATCAAGATACTTACAATCTTTGTAGCCATTGATCTCTCCAACAATAGACTTCATGGGGAAATTCCAACTACAATAGGAGATCTTCAATCTCTAATTGTACTTAACTTGTCCAGTAATTGTTTCACAGGGGCCATTCCTTCATCTCTAGGGAATCTCAGAGAGCTTGAATCCTTAGATCTCTCAAACAATAAGCTTTCTGGTGTAATCCCTCAACAGTTAATCAGTCTCACATTTCTTGGATACCTGAACTTATCCGTAAACCATCTCACTGGTCCAGTACCACAAGGTGGACAAATCTGGGTATTTCCAAGTTCTTCTTTTGAGAGAAATTGGGGATTATGTGGTATTCCACTGTCACAAAAATGTGGAACTACCTTAACAACTTCACACTTTGATAAGATATTATCAGACTCACTATTATCCGGCTTTACTTGGAAAGTTGTAGCAATGGGGTATGTATGTGGACTGATAATTGGATTGGTCGCAGGTCATATCATCACCTTAAGGAGGCCAAATTTGATGTTCATAATCTTTGGTGTGCTGCCACAAAGAAGACTAAGATGAACTGCAGCAACAGTTCGGGTGATTTTAATGCATGTAGCTGAAGTGtgtaaaaagatatatatataataaaatcatatctgTGTAATCTTTGTGTTCAACATATCCCACAACAAAGTTGTTTGTCAGTCTGCCAGGAACAGGGGTACTTCTCTACTATGATTATTCGTGCAATTGAGTTAGATTTTGTAATCTCCACGGTCAACCAATTGCAAGATATGTATACTTGTAGTTGTCTTCTTCAAGTGTTAAGAGTTTCCTTCTTTGGTTGATATTGTTGTGGAAATATTTGTGTACCTTATAAACACTATTTACAGTATCTACACTACATAAACACTATTCTCATAGTGGAAATATTTGTCTATCTTTAATGGCCATTCCACCCATttagatttttagtttctaaTCATATATTAAGCTGACACATACATAATATTGCATTAATGTCTTCAACTCAATATTGTTTAGATTTTAACAAAGAATTTTGATAAATACCATCTTAATAGTTGAACAAGCATATCTGACCGTACATAAATCTAAACTACTCTGCATTGTCTATCATTATGTCCATGTCTTGTTTGATAGCAAGATTACATTACTctgttttagccaaaaaaaaatgcatatactAACCCCATATAACATTCTACCTCACTCATTAACCATATAAATGACTTTGAACGTCTTATAACTCAtaccagaaaagaaaaaaaaaaaaaattcctatatCATGGATATAAAACATTGTTATGTAATCATAGCATTGGACCATAATCAAATTCTACTCTCTATAGACTAAAAAAATACTATCGTGAATTCAGCATTTTAAATTGAGCCAGTGTTCtgttttccatttatatatatatatatatatattgctgtgGATAAACACAACTTCGTACTAGCAAAGACTCAATCAGTACATGTTGAACTCTCATTCCATCTGCACTATCATAATCTGCTAAAAATGAAGAGGATCAATCAGTTCCTCTTATTTTACCTGCTGGTCTCAAGTTGATTCCATGCTTCACTTTCTTTGAACTCCTCCACCACTTTCTCTTGCCTCCCACACCAAGCCTATATACTACTGCAACTAAAACAAGAGTTTAAAATTAAGAGGCATGAATTGCTTTATGGTAATGATCCAAGCTCCAACGGTTCCTACCCAAAGATGAAATCTTCGAAGGCTGGTAGTGATTTCTGCTCATGAGATGGACTCAAATGCAATATGGAAAAAGGTCACAATCAGATGCAGGACACGTTTCTTTTTTGGCTACAAAATTTGCCACAACTCCAACTTCTCATATTAAGCTATAATAGATTCCAATATGGGATCCCCATTAATTTTTGGCTTCATGAGTTTTCCTGTCATTGATCTCTCTTCTAATGATTTTGTTGGGAATTTACCATCACAGTATTTTGGAAACTGGACTTCCATCCCTAAGATTGATAAGTCATAATTCATCAAATACTTGGGACATATCTATTACATAGACTCAGCAACTGTGATGAAAAAAGGACTAGAAATgatattaccaaaaatttatacCATTTTGTTGTACATTAATTTATCCAATAACAAGTTCTCTGGAGAAATTCCAATTACGTTAGGGGTCTTCAATCTTTAATATTGTACTCAACTTATAGAATAGTGGTTTTACAGGAGCCATCCCTTCATCTCTAGGGCACTTGATTGAGCTTGAATCGTTAGATCTGTATGACAATAAGCTTTCTGGTACAATCCCTCAACAGCTAGTCAACCTCACGTTTCTTGCATACTTGaacttttcacaaaaccaactGACAGGTATACAAGGTAGACAATTTTGGGTACTTCCAACTCTTCTTTTGAAGGAAAATGAGGGATTATGTGGTTTTCCATTGTCCAAAAATTGTGGTTAATACTAACTCCTTCTCGATATGATGAGATATCAGATTCTGTATCCTACGGTTTTGGTTGGAACATTGTAGTCATGGGATATGGATGTGGGCTGATAATTGGATTGGTTGTTGGACATATCATCACCTCAAGGAGGCCAAATTTGATGTGCAGAATATTTGGTCTGTGATTCCACAAAAGAGACGAAGATGAACTATAGTAGTTAGTAGTTGAATGCAattgaaacaaatttaaatgAACTTGGATGCATGTAACTAAAGTAAGTAAAAATATATGAGTTTTGTTTGTTGTCAAAAAAGATACAAGCTTATGGTCTAATCATGCTAAATATGTCATTAATAATTCTGCAGGACTTATCCCTTCATCCTTAGGGAAGCTGTCTGACCTTGAATTGTTAGATCTCTTTAGTTATAAGCTTTCTGGAGAAATCCCTCAGCAGTTAATCAATCTCACATTTCTTGAATACTTGAACTTCTCTAAAGACCAACTAATGGGACCAATCCCACTAGGTAGTCAATTtggaatattttcaaattcttatttTGAGGGAAACAGGGGATTATCTAATTTTCCATTGTCAAGAAATTGCAGAACAATATTACCAACTCCTTACTATGAAGAGATGTCAGATTCAGAATCATCTGgatttatttggaaatttgtaGTGATGGGATATGGATTTGGATTGATAATTGGATTAATGATGGGACGCTAAAGATGGGTTAGAGCAGAGGAGTTGAAGGCACTTGAAGTAAATTCAGAATAACTTGGAGGCGACTAGCAAAAGTCCGAAATAAAATtgacatataaatatatgtgtatatatatattataaaaagcaATATTAATGTCTAGCAAATTAACTCTTTCTAATCTTATACTTTATATAACATAAAGGGGTTGTGCATGAGAGCATGAAAGCAGAGGGGGCTAAAGATGAGTTGGAGCACAGGAGTTGTAGGCACTCGAATTAAATTCAGAATAACTAGGGTGCAACTAGCAAAAAtgtgaaataatatatatacaaacatatatatacacacacatatgtgtgtgtgtgtgtgtgtgtgtgtgtttgtgttatataaagtttaatatatactttatttGACATAAAGGGTAATGCATGAGAGCATTAGTAGCCAAGGAATATAATTTGGCCCTGAAGGTCTGAACTTGCTCAATTACTTcgcattatatataaatttttcccTTGTTAATAGCTAATTTTTAGTCCAATACaaggacaaaaatatatttaaatgcaaGAAGAGAAATGTATAATATCATGGTAAATAGCATTAATTTGCATCTGGCTAATATGGTgtcattatttcaaaaaaaaaaaaaaaaaaaaaagtctatcaTGAAGAGCATATAAATATTGGAAACATATACCAAGAGAAGACTCACTCCCAAATGAGAAATTTTTATAGGTACTGCCTGAAACCTACCTGTTAGTACATTTTTTTCAACACTCTGCATTCACTCCTACCAAAAATTATGTTCATTTTACTAAGCTTTAACCGATAAGCTCTGTTAGATTATTTGCTGACGTCAGTTTGCCAGCTCAGTTTAATGAATGCCAACTCAGATTGTTTTCTGTTAACTGAGTTAGTTCATTTGGTTTGTTTGTTAATCTGGTTTAGCAGACTTATAGTTCCAGTTTAGTTACAAATCAAGGAAATGCAGTTTCTTTCACTCtctaaaattttctctcaaactTTTTCCTATTTTCTTGCATTTTCTATCTGATCTACAATTCCCTCAAGCTCGGTCAATTCATATGTGAAAAAGCTAGCAAAGGGGCACGAATTCTTAACGTTTAAGTATACAAGTATTGGCACATTCCATGCATAAGAAACAATTCATCAGGCTTTAATGGCAGATTGATTAAAATCATGCAAGTATTGGCACATGCCATGCATGAGAGACATTATAACCTCAGTAATTAAGAATACTTaactttctcaaaaaaaaatattaaaaaaaaaaaaaatcttacacCTCAAAGTCTAAGTCAATTGTGGGACTGGACTGGACTGAGAAAATAATGCAAGTATACAGACAACATGTACCACTACTGGAGATGTGTGGAAAACTGGAAAGAAAGCAAAAGACAGCAGTGCGCAGACTTGACTCATTCGTTTAGATGCCTCCACTACGCgtgtaaagaagaagaaaagggaaTTCCCTTTCAGTACCATAGCACTCTTGTTTATCTTTAATAACAAGTTCATACAATTAaactgttttaaatattttattttgattccaATAAACCctcccaaattttatttttttaatttggcctTTGATTAGGGTATAAAGTACAATACcattaggaaaaaaattatgatttattttgtttagtaGCAATAAAAGCCTTGTGCAAGAATCCAGTTCTAATAAACTCGGTGGACTATGGATGTGAAAAAGATTGAGGCCAAGTTAACCAATTAATGTGGGATCCGTTATATATTCAgtctaacaataaaaaaataaaaataaaaaaataatgattaaaagCTGACAAGAATCTCCAAAAACGTCCAAGTCAAAGTCTGTCAATGGTGGGACTACACTCCCAAAATAGTCTTTAAATATAATCTTAAATACTCGGATGTTCACACGCCTCGTCACAGAGGATCAGGAATGAAAGCAACAAgagtgattaattaattaatttagctaGGCTGAGAAATATCAATCACATACAAATGCATCTAGATGTTTATGTCCCATATAACTTCCATTAATTAGGATTAAAactagaacatatatatatatatatatatattgttattatatatgcAAGTTGAAAGAAAGACACATCCATCTATCTTTTTCcaatagattattattattattattattattccttttCCATTCAATTATGGTGGATGGAACACAGCCATCGGCATCTGCCCATTCttgacttcaaaaaaaaaaagtaaaggttGCTTCCAGGAACTTGCCCTTAATAATAATCTGATGATTTTGGtggcaatattttattttggaactatatatatatatatatataaagccgTATAACCCTCCaacattttcatatttacattTCCTGATCTCATTTCCAAATTTTCTCTGGCATtatcatattcatatataatctGCAGCTAAAATGAAGAGGATGAATCAATCAACCCTCTTATTTTACAGTCTGGTAATCTCTTGTTGCTGTATCTTCGTTACACATTCCTTGAATTCCTCCTCCACTGCTACTTTCTCTTGTCTGCCACACCAAAGCTCTGTTTTACTCCAACTAAAAGGAGAGTTCACACTAAAGCAGACTGATGAGCATTCATTTCTCTACTCTCATAGCAAATATCCGAAGATGAGAAATTGGAAGGCTGGTAGCGATTGCTGTTTGTGGGACGGAGTGGCGTGCAATAAGGCAACAGGTCATGTAGTAAGCCTAGACCTTAGTGACAGCTGGCTTCGTGGGCCTTTGCGTTCTAACAGCAGCCTTTTCAGCTTGGTTCATCTTCAAAAGCTCAACCTTGCCTTGAATGACTTCAACTCATCCCCCATTCCATCTGAGTTGGGCCAACTATCCAGGTTAACCCATCTCAATCTCTCTCACTCTTCATTTCATGGGGATATCCCATCTGAAATCTCTATGCTTACAAATCTTATGTCACTTGATCTTTCCTGTTGGCCATTTGGTTTGTATGTAAGAGAAGGTGAGCTGGGAAGGCTTATCCACAACATGACCAATTTAAGTATACTTTACCTTGACTTTGTGAATCTTTCTTCTTCACCAGTGCCTCAATCGATGGCAAATCTATCTTCCTTGACACATCTCTCTGTTCGCAATTGCTATTTGTATGGTGAATTTCCACAGAATATCTTCCAGTTGCCTAACATACAATCCATTGATCTGTCACACAATATTGATCTTACAGGTTCTCTGCCGGAATTTAATTCTAGCAGTCACCTCAAGTCATTGCTTATCTTAAGAACCAGTTTCTCAGGGAAATTGCCCGATTCTATTGGCAACCTCAAGTCCTTGAATGTTTTACATCTCAAAGTATCTTCTTTTTCAGGGACAGTTCCTTCTTCGCTTTGGAACCTTTCTGAACTCGTAGATGTTGACCTCTTCCATAATCATTTCACAGGTCAGCTTCCATCTACTCTTGGGAAACTTGCAAAGCTCACTTCTCTTAAGCTTGATGATAATGAATTCAGTGGTCAAATTCCATCTTCACTTGGAAACCTCACAAAACTAACCCATTTCAGCATTTATTATAATTCTTTCCAAGGAAAATTCCCAGCCAAACTCCCATATCTTATCCAATCTCTATCtcttggatataataaactgaCAGGTTCAATCCCATCTCATAATCTTAACTTGACCTTCCTTCAGTCCCTTGATCTGTCTAACTGTTTTTTCTCTGGAGTCATTCCTTCATATTTATTTACAGTGCCTTCTTTGCAATCCCTCAATTTGGGTCACAATCAGTTCACAGACTTGGACATCTCTAATTCATCAAAAATAGAAATTCTGTCTTTAGGTGGaaacaaattaaatggagcCATTCCAAGTTCCATATCCAAATTGCAAAAGCTGAGACAACTTTTTCTTGATTCAAATAATTTCACTGGGAGAGTCGATTTTGGCATTTTCTCAGAGCTGAGTAACCTTCATCTTCTTGATCTTTCATATAACAGCCATCTATCTCAAATAAGTGTAGATACAAATTCCACTCTACCAAAGTTTAAGTTGCTTTTTTTAACCTCATGCAACATAAGTGAATTTCCAGATTTCCTGAAAACACAAGATGAATTGGTGTCATTGAGCCTTTCTGGAAATAGGATTGATAGTCTAATACCAAGTTGGTTCTTCAGCGTTGGGAGGAATACCTTGCAATATCTATCTCTTTCCGAAAACTTGATTAGCGGCTGGGAAGAAATCCCATTAACGCTGCCATGGAAGGAATTGAGAAGTCTTCATATACGTTCCAACATAATGCAAGGACCACTTGTTGTTCCACCAATGAGCATCCAGGAATTCTATATCTCAAACAACAGCTTGACTGGAGAAATTGATTCATTGTTCTGTAAATTGAGCAATCTTGAAGCACTTGATGCGTCAAGAAATCATCTGAGTGGTACTATTCCTCAATGTTTGGGTTCTCTTCAAATGCTTAACCTTCGATATAACAATTTCATGGGCAATATTCCTCAAATCTGCAGAGACGAAAGCCTAATGAGAATACTCGACTTGAGTCACAACCAATTACAGGGGAGGATTCCACGGTCTCTAATCAAATGCAAAGACCTGTTAGTTTTGAATCTCGGCCACAATCAGATAAGTGACACATTTCCTTTTTGGCTACAGAGTTTGCCAAAACTCCATATTCTCATATTAGGCTCTAATAAATTACATGGTCCCATATGGCATGCGCATAACTCTTTTAGctttttggtgttgattatcATTGATATTTCTCATAATGATTTTGCTGGAAGCATTCCATcagaatattttagaaattggaCATCCATGACTCCTGATGTTTCCCAAAAATACAAGTCAGGAAAAAGAGAGGTGCTGTCATTCATGCAAGCTTCTTGGTACAAGTTGGACTCGGTGACCGTGATAAATAAGGGACAGCAAATGGAGATGATCCAAAATGTAGATATCTTTGTATCCATTGATCTATCTTGTAACAAATTTCATGGAGAAATTCCAAGTACAATATGGGAACTTCAATCTCTAGTTATGCTCAACTTGTCAAATAACAATTTCACTGGATTCATCCCATCATCTATAGGGAATCTGAGGCAGCTACAATCGTTGGACCTCTCTAACAATAAGCTTTCTGGTAAAATTCCTCAGCAATTGACAAGTCTCACTTTTCTAGCTTATTTAAACTTATCCCAAAATCAACTTGTGGGTCCAATACCACAAGGGGGACAAGTTTGGACATTTCAAAATTCTTCTTTTGAAGGAAACTTGGGATTATGTGACTTTCCATTATCAAGAAAATGTGGAACTCCCCCA includes:
- the LOC125420813 gene encoding receptor-like protein 6 isoform X4 — protein: MKRMNQSTLLFYSLVISCCCIFVTHSLNSSSTATFSCLPHQSSVLLQLKGEFTLKQTDEHSFLYSHSKYPKMRNWKAGSDCCLWDGVACNKATGHVVSLDLSDSWLRGPLRSNSSLFSLVHLQKLNLALNDFNSSPIPSELGQLSRLTHLNLSHSSFHGDIPSEISMLTNLMSLDLSCWPFGLYVREGELGRLIHNMTNLSILYLDFVNLSSSPVPQSMANLSSLTHLSVRNCYLYGEFPQNIFQLPNIQSIDLSHNIDLTGSLPEFNSSSHLKSLLILRTSFSGKLPDSIGNLKSLNVLHLKVSSFSGTVPSSLWNLSELVDVDLFHNHFTGQLPSTLGKLAKLTSLKLDDNEFSGQIPSSLGNLTKLTHFSIYYNSFQGKFPAKLPYLIQSLSLGYNKLTGSIPSHNLNLTFLQSLDLSNCFFSGVIPSYLFTVPSLQSLNLGHNQFTDLDISNSSKIEILSLGGNKLNGAIPSSISKLQKLRQLFLDSNNFTGRVDFGIFSELSNLHLLDLSYNSHLSQISVDTNSTLPKFKLLFLTSCNISEFPDFLKTQDELVSLSLSGNRIDSLIPSWFFSVGRNTLQYLSLSENLISGWEEIPLTLPWKELRSLHIRSNIMQGPLVVPPMSIQEFYISNNSLTGEIDSLFCKLSNLEALDASRNHLSETKA
- the LOC125420813 gene encoding receptor-like protein 34 isoform X2, which codes for MTSTHPPFHLSWANYPVPQSMANLSSLTHLSVRNCYLYGEFPQNIFQLPNIQSIDLSHNIDLTGSLPEFNSSSHLKSLLILRTSFSGKLPDSIGNLKSLNVLHLKVSSFSGTVPSSLWNLSELVDVDLFHNHFTGQLPSTLGKLAKLTSLKLDDNEFSGQIPSSLGNLTKLTHFSIYYNSFQGKFPAKLPYLIQSLSLGYNKLTGSIPSHNLNLTFLQSLDLSNCFFSGVIPSYLFTVPSLQSLNLGHNQFTDLDISNSSKIEILSLGGNKLNGAIPSSISKLQKLRQLFLDSNNFTGRVDFGIFSELSNLHLLDLSYNSHLSQISVDTNSTLPKFKLLFLTSCNISEFPDFLKTQDELVSLSLSGNRIDSLIPSWFFSVGRNTLQYLSLSENLISGWEEIPLTLPWKELRSLHIRSNIMQGPLVVPPMSIQEFYISNNSLTGEIDSLFCKLSNLEALDASRNHLSGTIPQCLGSLQMLNLRYNNFMGNIPQICRDESLMRILDLSHNQLQGRIPRSLIKCKDLLVLNLGHNQISDTFPFWLQSLPKLHILILGSNKLHGPIWHAHNSFSFLVLIIIDISHNDFAGSIPSEYFRNWTSMTPDVSQKYKSGKREVLSFMQASWYKLDSVTVINKGQQMEMIQNVDIFVSIDLSCNKFHGEIPSTIWELQSLVMLNLSNNNFTGFIPSSIGNLRQLQSLDLSNNKLSGKIPQQLTSLTFLAYLNLSQNQLVGPIPQGGQVWTFQNSSFEGNLGLCDFPLSRKCGTPPSTSSASDNHDSEKSDSIFDFGWKVVAVGYGCGLLVGLVIGHVFISRRPNLIFKIFGLRVERPPR
- the LOC125420813 gene encoding receptor-like protein 33 isoform X1 — its product is MRNWKAGSDCCLWDGVACNKATGHVVSLDLSDSWLRGPLRSNSSLFSLVHLQKLNLALNDFNSSPIPSELGQLSRLTHLNLSHSSFHGDIPSEISMLTNLMSLDLSCWPFGLYVREGELGRLIHNMTNLSILYLDFVNLSSSPVPQSMANLSSLTHLSVRNCYLYGEFPQNIFQLPNIQSIDLSHNIDLTGSLPEFNSSSHLKSLLILRTSFSGKLPDSIGNLKSLNVLHLKVSSFSGTVPSSLWNLSELVDVDLFHNHFTGQLPSTLGKLAKLTSLKLDDNEFSGQIPSSLGNLTKLTHFSIYYNSFQGKFPAKLPYLIQSLSLGYNKLTGSIPSHNLNLTFLQSLDLSNCFFSGVIPSYLFTVPSLQSLNLGHNQFTDLDISNSSKIEILSLGGNKLNGAIPSSISKLQKLRQLFLDSNNFTGRVDFGIFSELSNLHLLDLSYNSHLSQISVDTNSTLPKFKLLFLTSCNISEFPDFLKTQDELVSLSLSGNRIDSLIPSWFFSVGRNTLQYLSLSENLISGWEEIPLTLPWKELRSLHIRSNIMQGPLVVPPMSIQEFYISNNSLTGEIDSLFCKLSNLEALDASRNHLSGTIPQCLGSLQMLNLRYNNFMGNIPQICRDESLMRILDLSHNQLQGRIPRSLIKCKDLLVLNLGHNQISDTFPFWLQSLPKLHILILGSNKLHGPIWHAHNSFSFLVLIIIDISHNDFAGSIPSEYFRNWTSMTPDVSQKYKSGKREVLSFMQASWYKLDSVTVINKGQQMEMIQNVDIFVSIDLSCNKFHGEIPSTIWELQSLVMLNLSNNNFTGFIPSSIGNLRQLQSLDLSNNKLSGKIPQQLTSLTFLAYLNLSQNQLVGPIPQGGQVWTFQNSSFEGNLGLCDFPLSRKCGTPPSTSSASDNHDSEKSDSIFDFGWKVVAVGYGCGLLVGLVIGHVFISRRPNLIFKIFGLRVERPPR
- the LOC125420813 gene encoding receptor-like protein 33 isoform X3; this translates as MTSTHPPFHLSWANYPGTVPSSLWNLSELVDVDLFHNHFTGQLPSTLGKLAKLTSLKLDDNEFSGQIPSSLGNLTKLTHFSIYYNSFQGKFPAKLPYLIQSLSLGYNKLTGSIPSHNLNLTFLQSLDLSNCFFSGVIPSYLFTVPSLQSLNLGHNQFTDLDISNSSKIEILSLGGNKLNGAIPSSISKLQKLRQLFLDSNNFTGRVDFGIFSELSNLHLLDLSYNSHLSQISVDTNSTLPKFKLLFLTSCNISEFPDFLKTQDELVSLSLSGNRIDSLIPSWFFSVGRNTLQYLSLSENLISGWEEIPLTLPWKELRSLHIRSNIMQGPLVVPPMSIQEFYISNNSLTGEIDSLFCKLSNLEALDASRNHLSGTIPQCLGSLQMLNLRYNNFMGNIPQICRDESLMRILDLSHNQLQGRIPRSLIKCKDLLVLNLGHNQISDTFPFWLQSLPKLHILILGSNKLHGPIWHAHNSFSFLVLIIIDISHNDFAGSIPSEYFRNWTSMTPDVSQKYKSGKREVLSFMQASWYKLDSVTVINKGQQMEMIQNVDIFVSIDLSCNKFHGEIPSTIWELQSLVMLNLSNNNFTGFIPSSIGNLRQLQSLDLSNNKLSGKIPQQLTSLTFLAYLNLSQNQLVGPIPQGGQVWTFQNSSFEGNLGLCDFPLSRKCGTPPSTSSASDNHDSEKSDSIFDFGWKVVAVGYGCGLLVGLVIGHVFISRRPNLIFKIFGLRVERPPR